One window of Vibrio sinaloensis genomic DNA carries:
- the mnmA gene encoding tRNA 2-thiouridine(34) synthase MnmA, whose protein sequence is MSDNCTDNSQKKVIVGMSGGVDSSVSAYLLKQQGYQVEGLFMKNWEEDDNEEYCTAAEDLADAQAVCDKLGIHLHTINFAAEYWDNVFEYFLAEYKAGRTPNPDILCNKEIKFKAFLDFADEVLDADYIAMGHYVRRSFPQDGEKPQMLRGIDTNKDQSYFLYTLSSEQIGRSLFPVGELEKPEVRRIAEEQGLITAKKKDSTGICFIGERKFTDFLSRYLPAQPGKIETPEGKVIGEHQGLMYHTLGQRKGLHIGGQKGGGGNEDPWYVADKDLERNVLIAVQGADHPLLKSQGLIASQLHWVDRQAIKQPLQCSVKTRYRQTDIPCTIIPIDDENIKVIFDQPQVAVTPGQSAVFYQGEVCLGGGIIEQRI, encoded by the coding sequence ATGTCTGACAACTGTACTGATAACAGTCAAAAGAAAGTCATCGTAGGCATGTCCGGTGGCGTGGATTCATCCGTTTCGGCTTATCTGCTCAAACAGCAGGGCTATCAAGTCGAAGGGTTGTTCATGAAAAACTGGGAAGAAGATGACAACGAGGAATACTGTACCGCCGCCGAAGATCTCGCAGATGCTCAGGCGGTGTGTGACAAGTTAGGCATTCATCTTCACACCATTAACTTTGCGGCTGAATATTGGGACAACGTGTTCGAGTACTTCTTGGCAGAATACAAAGCCGGTCGCACTCCTAACCCTGACATTCTGTGTAACAAAGAGATTAAGTTTAAAGCTTTCCTTGATTTCGCAGACGAAGTACTTGATGCCGATTACATTGCCATGGGTCACTATGTGCGTCGCTCTTTCCCGCAAGATGGCGAAAAACCACAGATGCTGCGTGGTATCGACACGAACAAAGACCAAAGTTACTTCCTGTACACACTTAGCAGTGAGCAGATTGGTCGCAGCCTATTCCCTGTCGGCGAGCTTGAAAAACCAGAGGTTCGTCGAATTGCCGAAGAGCAAGGGCTGATAACGGCGAAAAAGAAAGACTCTACCGGAATCTGTTTTATTGGCGAGCGCAAGTTCACTGACTTCTTATCGCGCTACTTACCCGCGCAACCAGGTAAAATTGAGACACCTGAAGGCAAAGTGATTGGAGAGCATCAAGGCTTGATGTACCACACCCTAGGCCAACGTAAAGGTCTGCATATCGGTGGACAAAAAGGCGGCGGCGGCAATGAAGACCCATGGTATGTCGCTGATAAAGACCTTGAACGCAATGTACTTATTGCAGTACAGGGTGCCGATCATCCGCTATTAAAATCTCAAGGTCTGATCGCCTCACAATTGCACTGGGTTGATCGTCAAGCGATTAAACAACCGTTACAATGCAGTGTAAAAACTCGCTACCGTCAAACAGATATACCATGTACTATCATCCCAATTGATGATGAAAACATTAAAGTTATCTTTGACCAGCCGCAAGTTGCCGTTACACCAGGCCAGTCTGCGGTTTTCTACCAAGGCGAAGTCTGTCTTGGCGGCGGCATCATCGAACAGCGCATTTAA
- the hflD gene encoding high frequency lysogenization protein HflD, producing the protein MANTLYDRTIAFAGICQAVALVQQVAKNGHCDSDAFETSLKAILNTNPSNTVGVYGRESDLKLGLECLVKGIDSTPSGSEITRYIISLMALERKLQSRNDAMSQLGDRIQMLERQLDHFDLLDDQMISNLASVYLDVISPVGPRIQVTGTPSVLQQTANQHKVRALLLSGIRSAVLWRQVGGKRRHLIFGRKKMVEQAQILLARM; encoded by the coding sequence GTGGCTAACACACTATATGACCGTACTATCGCTTTTGCAGGAATTTGCCAAGCTGTCGCTTTGGTGCAACAGGTGGCGAAAAACGGTCACTGTGACTCGGACGCGTTTGAAACTTCATTAAAAGCCATTCTTAACACCAACCCGAGCAATACGGTTGGTGTCTATGGCCGAGAATCTGATTTGAAGCTTGGTCTAGAGTGTTTAGTGAAAGGCATCGATAGCACCCCTAGCGGCAGCGAAATCACTCGCTACATTATCAGCTTGATGGCACTGGAACGTAAGCTACAAAGTCGCAATGATGCGATGTCGCAACTGGGCGATCGTATTCAAATGCTCGAACGCCAGTTAGACCATTTCGACCTGCTTGACGATCAAATGATCAGTAATTTAGCGAGTGTCTACTTAGATGTGATCAGCCCTGTTGGACCAAGAATCCAAGTGACCGGAACACCATCGGTACTGCAGCAGACAGCCAACCAGCACAAGGTGCGTGCTCTGCTGTTGTCGGGAATCCGCAGCGCAGTGCTGTGGCGCCAAGTGGGCGGCAAACGTCGTCATCTTATTTTTGGCCGTAAGAAAATGGTCGAGCAAGCACAGATCCTGCTTGCACGTATGTAA
- the purB gene encoding adenylosuccinate lyase, with amino-acid sequence MELSALTAVSPVDGRYGSKTIALREIFSEYGLLKYRTIVEIRWLQKLAATAEIAEVPAFSAEANQFLDDLAANFSEEDARRIKEIERTTNHDVKAVEYFLKEKVADVPELHAVNEFFHFACTSEDINNTSHALMLKEARENVILPEIRNLIDAIKALAVEYRDIPLLSRTHGQPASPSTMGKEMANVAYRMERQFKQIENVEILAKINGAVGNYNAHLSAYPELDWHKFSQEFITESLGVTWNPYTTQIEPHDYIAELFDAIARFNTILIDFDRDVWGYIALGHFKQKTIAGEIGSSTMPHKVNPIDFENSEGNLGLANAVFGHLAQKLPISRWQRDLTDSTVLRNLGVGVGYAIIAYTSTLKGISKLEVNREALLAELDNNWEVLAEPVQTVMRRYGIEKPYEKLKELTRGKRVDGEAMRNFIDGLELPEHEKARLKEMTPANYIGQAIELTDKL; translated from the coding sequence ATGGAACTGTCAGCATTGACTGCTGTTTCACCAGTAGACGGCCGTTATGGAAGCAAGACAATTGCATTACGCGAAATTTTCAGTGAATACGGTCTACTTAAATACCGTACTATCGTTGAAATCCGCTGGCTACAAAAGCTTGCTGCTACTGCTGAAATCGCAGAAGTGCCAGCATTCAGCGCTGAAGCCAATCAATTCCTAGACGACCTTGCTGCAAACTTCTCTGAAGAAGATGCGCGCCGTATCAAAGAGATCGAGCGCACGACTAACCACGACGTAAAAGCGGTCGAGTACTTCCTAAAAGAGAAAGTAGCTGACGTTCCTGAACTGCACGCAGTAAATGAGTTCTTCCACTTTGCCTGTACTTCTGAAGACATCAACAACACATCACACGCTCTGATGCTGAAAGAAGCGCGTGAGAACGTGATTCTACCAGAGATTCGCAACCTCATTGATGCAATCAAAGCGCTTGCAGTTGAGTACCGCGATATCCCGCTACTCTCACGTACCCACGGTCAACCTGCATCTCCATCGACAATGGGTAAAGAGATGGCGAACGTAGCGTACCGTATGGAGCGTCAATTTAAGCAAATCGAGAACGTTGAGATCCTAGCCAAAATCAACGGTGCGGTAGGCAACTACAACGCTCACTTATCTGCTTACCCAGAGCTTGATTGGCACAAATTCTCACAAGAGTTCATCACTGAGTCTCTAGGCGTAACTTGGAACCCTTACACCACTCAGATCGAACCACACGATTACATCGCTGAACTGTTCGATGCAATCGCGCGTTTCAACACGATCCTGATTGATTTCGACCGTGACGTATGGGGTTACATTGCCCTGGGCCACTTCAAGCAAAAAACCATTGCGGGTGAGATCGGTTCTTCGACCATGCCTCACAAAGTGAACCCAATCGACTTTGAAAACTCAGAAGGTAACCTAGGCCTTGCGAACGCAGTGTTCGGTCACTTAGCACAAAAGCTGCCTATCTCTCGCTGGCAACGTGACCTAACTGACTCAACCGTTCTACGTAACCTAGGTGTGGGTGTTGGCTACGCAATCATCGCCTACACGTCTACGCTGAAAGGCATCAGCAAACTAGAAGTGAACCGCGAAGCACTTCTTGCTGAGCTTGATAACAACTGGGAAGTGCTTGCAGAGCCAGTACAAACGGTAATGCGTCGTTACGGCATTGAGAAGCCTTACGAGAAACTAAAAGAACTGACTCGTGGTAAGCGTGTAGACGGCGAAGCAATGCGTAACTTCATTGACGGTCTTGAGCTTCCTGAGCACGAAAAAGCACGCTTGAAAGAGATGACACCAGCAAACTACATCGGTCAAGCAATCGAGCTGACAGACAAGCTGTAA
- a CDS encoding DUF3833 domain-containing protein translates to MKRWISKIVVTITILFGLSACSSDLDDYQASGPSFDLFEYFEGESTAWGMVQDYTEQQTRRFEVKIVGSVDGNTLTLVEDFVFDDGEETQRIWTIERLADGTYQGRADDIIGVATGREVGNALQWQYDFELQMEDSSVVVAFDDWLYRQDEKHVFNLTKIKKFGIEVGTITLFFQKQ, encoded by the coding sequence ATGAAGCGCTGGATCTCTAAAATCGTTGTCACTATCACTATACTGTTTGGTCTCTCTGCTTGTTCAAGTGACCTAGATGATTATCAAGCGTCAGGGCCCAGCTTTGACTTGTTTGAGTACTTTGAGGGCGAATCTACCGCGTGGGGGATGGTGCAAGACTATACCGAACAGCAGACGCGCCGCTTTGAAGTTAAGATTGTAGGAAGTGTGGATGGGAATACCTTAACACTGGTCGAAGATTTTGTGTTTGACGACGGCGAGGAAACTCAGCGAATCTGGACTATCGAACGCCTAGCTGATGGTACGTACCAAGGGCGGGCAGATGATATTATTGGCGTCGCAACGGGGCGTGAAGTTGGCAATGCGTTGCAATGGCAGTACGACTTTGAGCTGCAAATGGAGGATTCAAGTGTCGTGGTTGCGTTCGATGATTGGTTGTACCGACAAGACGAAAAACACGTGTTCAATCTGACCAAAATTAAGAAGTTTGGCATCGAAGTCGGCACCATCACACTTTTCTTCCAAAAGCAGTAG
- a CDS encoding chalcone isomerase family protein: MKVVLVMAVFLGLINSALAASVDESKADWRIWPKVGEAQLSMLFFDIYHSQLLSPTGQYQLAEDVTPHPLALSITYQRDISQQQLLDATIEQWQKLGYNPQQIEPWAKQLASVFPNIEEGTNLTYVTDGKTGRFYYFKNSSEGQVGVSPQQIGNIDDESFNDAFVSIWLAPNTEYPKLRSQLIGSR, encoded by the coding sequence ATGAAAGTCGTACTCGTAATGGCGGTATTTCTGGGGTTAATCAATAGCGCTCTAGCCGCCAGCGTAGACGAAAGCAAAGCAGATTGGCGCATTTGGCCTAAAGTGGGCGAAGCGCAATTGTCGATGCTTTTTTTTGATATTTACCACTCTCAACTTCTTTCCCCAACCGGACAATATCAGTTAGCGGAAGACGTTACGCCTCATCCACTTGCGCTATCTATTACATATCAGCGAGACATCAGCCAGCAGCAGCTTCTTGATGCCACCATAGAGCAGTGGCAAAAGCTTGGTTATAACCCACAGCAAATCGAACCATGGGCCAAGCAACTTGCGTCTGTTTTCCCTAACATCGAGGAAGGCACAAATTTGACCTATGTGACGGACGGAAAAACGGGTCGATTCTACTATTTCAAAAATTCCTCTGAGGGGCAGGTTGGAGTGAGTCCACAACAGATTGGCAACATTGACGACGAATCGTTTAATGATGCCTTTGTTTCTATATGGCTCGCACCTAACACTGAATACCCTAAATTACGTTCTCAATTGATAGGAAGCCGTTAA
- a CDS encoding DUF2878 domain-containing protein, whose amino-acid sequence MSVKQLLFVSTWFQVLWFVAVIGRESWQWLALIVVTLTWVASYFLSRFNLARCALIVILGVAVDSLNMTMGWFNFPSPSIPLWLLALWGIFSWYAFYLHPIVSRFPLSAVSMIGGGAGALSYLAGAKLGAVSFGMPTLPMIAILFVEWVVVVYMIMRVLGYESRTRNGGISGVNQ is encoded by the coding sequence GTGTCAGTCAAACAGTTACTTTTTGTCTCGACCTGGTTTCAAGTTCTATGGTTTGTTGCTGTCATCGGACGTGAAAGCTGGCAGTGGCTGGCGCTTATTGTCGTTACCCTGACGTGGGTGGCGAGCTATTTTCTCTCGCGGTTTAATCTAGCCCGTTGCGCGTTAATTGTGATATTGGGAGTGGCGGTTGACTCTCTCAATATGACGATGGGGTGGTTCAACTTCCCAAGCCCATCGATACCCTTATGGCTCTTGGCCCTGTGGGGCATTTTTTCTTGGTACGCGTTTTATTTACATCCAATTGTGAGCCGCTTTCCCTTGTCGGCCGTATCAATGATTGGTGGTGGTGCTGGCGCACTGAGTTATTTAGCCGGTGCGAAACTCGGCGCTGTCTCCTTTGGGATGCCGACACTACCAATGATTGCGATTCTTTTTGTTGAGTGGGTCGTTGTTGTGTACATGATAATGAGGGTGTTAGGTTATGAAAGTCGTACTCGTAATGGCGGTATTTCTGGGGTTAATCAATAG
- a CDS encoding SAM-dependent methyltransferase — translation MINSQTLPFPTQLTSIQKSARNIAFSCLYKLQVGSLTVIENFAQQANQGSRENFGKPQDGQPHAIVEVNNPAFYARLLKGGSIAAGEAYMDGWWDSPDLTKVMELMALNLTALDSIESRSTLLSKLTYQITHWLNRNTLNNSAKNIEAHYDLSNELYQTFLDEKMLYSSALFSSEQDSLEQAQINKMERLCQQLKLNQDDHVIEIGTGWGAMAIYMAEQYGCRVTTTTISEQQYQHAKAEIERKGLEQKITLLKQDYRLLEGQFDKLVSIEMIEAVGKQYLTSYIQKCQSLLKPGGLMAIQAITIADQRYDYYSSNVDFIQKYIFPGGFLPSITALTQATTKHSDLVLRDLFDIGQDYARTLREWYLRFNQQHQRVEELGFDQRFVRMWNYYFCYCEGGFKARSISTVHMTFERP, via the coding sequence ATGATTAACTCGCAAACCTTACCTTTTCCCACTCAGCTGACTTCTATACAAAAGTCGGCGAGAAACATTGCATTTTCATGCCTGTACAAATTACAAGTTGGCTCATTGACCGTCATTGAAAACTTTGCTCAACAAGCCAATCAAGGTTCACGAGAAAACTTTGGCAAGCCACAAGATGGTCAGCCTCACGCCATAGTCGAGGTCAATAATCCGGCCTTTTATGCGCGCCTACTCAAAGGTGGCAGCATTGCCGCAGGTGAAGCTTATATGGACGGCTGGTGGGATAGCCCGGATTTAACCAAAGTGATGGAGCTCATGGCGCTTAATCTCACCGCTCTTGATTCCATTGAGAGTCGCTCAACCTTGCTGTCTAAGCTAACTTATCAAATCACTCATTGGTTGAACCGGAATACACTGAACAACTCTGCGAAAAACATCGAAGCGCATTACGATCTCAGCAACGAACTGTACCAAACGTTCCTTGACGAAAAGATGCTCTATTCATCCGCTTTGTTCTCATCTGAGCAAGATTCACTAGAGCAGGCGCAAATCAATAAGATGGAGCGTCTTTGCCAGCAGCTAAAACTGAACCAAGATGATCACGTGATTGAGATAGGCACGGGTTGGGGCGCGATGGCGATATACATGGCAGAGCAGTACGGATGCCGAGTGACCACCACCACCATCTCTGAGCAGCAGTATCAACATGCCAAAGCGGAAATTGAGCGCAAAGGCTTAGAGCAGAAAATCACGCTATTGAAGCAGGACTATCGTCTGTTAGAAGGGCAGTTTGATAAACTAGTCTCGATTGAGATGATAGAGGCTGTGGGTAAGCAGTACCTCACGTCCTACATTCAAAAGTGTCAGTCATTGCTCAAGCCTGGTGGGCTGATGGCGATTCAAGCGATCACTATTGCTGATCAACGCTACGACTACTACAGCAGTAATGTAGACTTCATTCAAAAGTACATCTTCCCTGGTGGGTTTTTGCCGTCTATCACTGCCTTAACTCAAGCCACAACCAAACACAGTGACTTGGTGTTGCGCGACCTGTTCGATATTGGTCAAGACTACGCTCGAACGTTGAGAGAATGGTATCTGCGCTTCAATCAACAGCATCAAAGGGTGGAAGAGCTTGGGTTTGATCAACGCTTCGTTAGAATGTGGAATTACTACTTCTGCTATTGTGAGGGCGGCTTTAAAGCGCGCTCGATCAGTACCGTCCACATGACCTTTGAAAGACCATAA